From the Montipora capricornis isolate CH-2021 chromosome 2, ASM3666992v2, whole genome shotgun sequence genome, one window contains:
- the LOC138024022 gene encoding homeobox protein ceh-19-like — MEQANSANFTIAALLGSARPQSEFAVRDDSAFQKNLDVRERGSVRCMMESDDEEDQQFRLPEDRDESLDKEEHIRDSKITRKSAKTRRKRTAFTSFQLKCLEEKFLMNKYLTIAERDMLAKSLQLSNKQVKTWFQNRRTKWKRENVGEAIHLAYEIQRSSIGPFHPTCVPICHCPPPPPPVYRMHTMYSCPAPAFIQPLPAQSPH; from the exons ATGGAACAAGCCAACTCTGCCAATTTCACCATTGCCGCATTACTGGGATCAGCGAGGCCTCAGTCAGAGTTTGCAGTCAGAGATGATAGTGCATTTCAAAAGAATCTTGATGTGAGAGAGCGAGGGAGTGTCCGTTGTATGATGGAAAGTGATGACGAAGAAGATCAACAATTTCGACTTCCAG AAGATCGAGACGAGTCATTAGATAAGGAAGAACATATTCGCGACTCAAAAATCACACGAAAGTCAGctaaaacaagaagaaagaggaCAGCCTTTACAAGTTTCCAGCTCAAATGtctggaagaaaaatttttGATGAACAAGTACCTCACCATTGCTGAAAGAGATATGTTAGCAAAGTCACTTCAGCTAAGCAACAAACAAGTGAAGACTTGGTTTCAAAATCGCCGCACGAAGTGGAagagagaaaatgttggcgaagCTATTCATCTCGCTTACGAAATACAACGGAGTAGCATTGGACCTTTCCATCCCACTTGTGTTCCGATTTGTCACTGCCCGCCACCCCCTCCCCCTGTGTATAGAATGCACACGATGTACTCATGCCCTGCACCAGCGTTTATTCAACCACTGCCAGCTCAGTCACCGCATTAA